The DNA region TATTGCAAGTCTGCTTGGATATCTCTTTGCAAGAAAAATGACTGTCTCGCCCTAGATTGAAAACAGCAATCTACTTCTGCTTTGTTTGGTGCATAAGTTGGCTATTTGTTGTTGATGAGCCAACATCTGTTCATCAACTCATAGAGGAAAATTAGAGGTATTGCCCAGCAGCAGCCAATAGTTGTATTCTCCAAAAGCTTACAGGTGTAAATATGTCTACAAATGAAACCAGTGAACCtactaatttgtttttcttttgtgttttaagatgaaatgttataataataagaatgcAGTAAAGACTGTTAAATCTATAACCACAACAACAGTGGTAAAATCTGTTTGCACACAGATCCAGTCAGCCCTGAGGCAGCAAGGCGATAAGACGgcaaacatgtttgaatggaaAGGGTAAGAAACAAGAATGGGATGCTTAAGTGTGATGATAAACCAACCTGACAGTTAGAAGCGAGGACATGATATCCACAATGAAAGGTCATTGTACAGGAAAGCTAAAAGATGAAAATGGGAAGCTTTATCCTGACAATAGACTGAgtcagagaggaaagaagactaatcttacaataaaaaaacaaatgaaaactatttcggaggaagtagaggtagtTATTAGAAGAATGAGTCAGAACTAATGAATGAGAAAAGCACATACCACAGAATATACAGACAGATGGAGGCGTAGAGGAGCTGATATCAAACTGAGGCGTCTATGGCACAGGCATGAATAcccattttgtgttgtaattaaTACAACAGCACTGCTTCAGACATCAAAAAACATTCAGATTATGATGGATTGCCTTTGATGTGGATATATTCAAACTCCCACTTATTtctatagtaattacaagtacCGTAACAGGTAATTACTGTCACAGTATCCCATGCACAAGACAAATTGtctggaaatgtatttattctgtttaCAGTCACCTGAATTCACACTTAATTATGGACGGCAAGCGATTATTTCTGATTCCAAGTTCTGCCATGAGGCGTTTAAAAAGTGAAGAATAAGTTGCAGGAGTTAAATGATAAGGAAGTTTCAGGGATGGTGCTTTTTTTGTAACTCATTTTAAATGCTGTCTGGCAGGTTCAGTGAGGACTAGTGGCCTTCATCTGTCTACTTACACACTTGAAggaaaacatttgacattttgtcaaAAAATCTTTGCCTTCTACAGAGTCTGATGTCATCTCAATTTCCTTCTGCAAGCCTCTACTGTAGGTTTTACCCCAGCCAAAcctaaaaaatgtatttatccgAAAATGCTGATTGTCAGTGTTTGGTTCTTTAAATATGTGAACTGCCTGACTGTTTGCACGTGTGCACTACAACATTAGGCCTATACATTTTTCAGAGTAGGTTTTTGATGAGCTTCATGTGCATTTCTGTATTTGTCTGCCTAAGTATTTGTCCCGTATTTGTGTGAAGAAGTGCTTGTGCAGGCTGTGTGAATTATTTAGAGGCATAATCGCCTCCAGTGTAAGCAGAGCTCGTAGCGTGGCCTTTAGAGGTGTATCGATGTTTTATGACATGCTTTGAGTCATTCCCCTCATCTATgaaccccacacacacacactcagcctgCAGAAGATTGtgctcacactctcacactctatCAGTCCATTGCATCTCTTCGGCACTATTCTTCTGCtatctcttcttcctcctcccttatTCTGTTGTATGTTCATGTGGAGagtttgtgtgctgtgtgtgtgtgtgtgtgtgtgtgtgtgtgtgtgtgtgtgtgtgtgtgtgtgtgtaggtgtgtgtgtgtgtgtgtgtgtgtgtgtgtgtgtgtgtgtgtgtgtgtgtgtgtgtgtgtgtgtgtgtgtgtgtgtgtgtgtgtgtgtgttcctatttTATGGTCTCTGGCCATAACTCCCCAGCGGTGGATAGGAGTACAGACGAGCTGGGATACCATGAATTATGAACATGATAGATAGGAGGCTTTCCAACTAACATTACAAACCAAAGCTACCtacctcttctccttctttcctctttattgTCCTGCTGTTTCAGCCTCTCACTCTCCTCACTATTCCTTGCTCTCTTCTTGTTCAGATTACTTTTCTCACCGCCTCCTCTTCTACCTTCTCCCTCTTATGGATCCCTTCCAAAGTTCCTTGAGACTGTCAACAGTGGTAGAGTGGAAATGTGGTTTTATACCTGCTAATTCATCATGAAAAGATGGATGCTGTGCAAAAAGCTTAACAAACAGTTGATATAAAAAGAACTACAATAAAATTGGCTTAAGCCTGTCACAAGTCTAAAATATTACAATTGTGTTGAGCATGAAAGTTCATTTTGAAAcaatagacagaaaaaaacccttaaaagGGTACTTCTGTGTTCTGCTACCGGAACTACCAGAGAGTGATTTAGAGAGATATTATGCTCTTTGCTGCTATTGTAAAAGATCAGTTCCCATACTGCAATTTTATAGTTTTGTTTGATGCCCTAATCATTCAGACTTCTGCTGCTAGTTTTTCTACCAAAAACTTGAGGTCTTAAGTCTAACTTGATTTTCTTGCACTTAatccagagccacagaagatGCTATAGAACAGTTTTCAGCAAGTACACATTACTAGTTAACTGACTTTTATGTGCAAAATCAGCAGAGTGCCCCTTTAACTCAAAGTTCACTTACTATACTTTTTCCAGAGATTCAAACCccatctcatggtcttcctcagttGATGACGTTTGCTCAAAATGCCAGTGAATAGATCCTAACTTTCTATGTCTATGTCAATCTCtaagatttttttattaaatacatgTGAACCTTGTACTGTCAACTCAGTTACTAAGCAAATAAACAGGGTCTTGGCATGCTGCGGGACACTTGACGGAGCTATcaataatgttattagtaacacctgtgctatACTATGACAAGCCTGCTGGTTGGTAGCACATCACAAGGAGCACATTTCTCAAACTATAGTCAAAAGAACGACCTTCTTCTCTGTTACATTGATTAGCAGTAGCTGATGTACTGTATTTGCTGTGACATTGTGAAAATCATTAATGCAACGTTTTCTATCTCATTGCTGTGTTAGAGATGAGGAGAAGTAGCCATCCTCCACaaatctctccctcctcttacACACGACTGCGCGCAGGAGCCATTAGCGGACAGTGTGTAAAATCTTGTGATTTCTAAAAGGAGAAAAGGCCATGCCTCTTGTCTGAATTTTTCATTCACCACCCTATCCTCCCCTGTATAACAACTTATAAATAAGCAATGAAATCCTAAGGACATGACACAGAATGGACTTGATTTTATGTCCTCCACACCCCAACACTACCCCCTAGACACACATTTTGTCTCTGTCAGTCTCAcaattttctgtgtttttagagCTAaatctttcctcttcctttggTACCTGTCCAGTGAACCGTACTGGGAAGACTTTTGCCCCAAAATGTGGTGGaaaagtgtctgtgtttgtctgtttttgtgaaCTGAACGCGACCTTTTGCTTTGTTAATCCGACACCGATTTAGATTTAGAGCACCAGTGGCTTTGAATCAGTCTAAGAGGCAGCTTTGTGGATGAGCAGTCCAGAGTGGCTTCAGTTTAGATTAAAAATCATGAATACATGTCAGAGCATCACACACTAATTATGCAATATTCTTCTCAGTCAAGAAGTGTGTGGGTTTTTTCAGACAGGGGGGGGCAAAAGAGAGTCAGTCTGTGTTGAGATGTTGAAAaatagagacagaaaggagTCAATATAAGTACATTGTCGCCATCTGGTGGTCAAATAAGGACAGTGACTTTGTTAACACATTCCAGTCACATATAAGGTGTATTCATTTCGATTATACTCCAAGTTGAGACAGTTTACTGTTGGGTCTAATTAGCTAATTTACAACCTGGATGGGATGAAAATGTATATAGGTCACTCCTTGGTCCTACGTGACTTTATTCGATATTACATTTGGAGAGACACCCCCAGTGTCCATAGTAAATTAAGAATGGATTTCTTTTTCAACGTAGCACCATCccatttaaaaccaaaataaagctttagtaattttttttttttttttttattattctttgaGAAACAACTAAGAAGCAAATGTATGACAAGCTCCAAACACTCTTTTATATCGAAATGAAAAGAGCAGTCACACGGTTGTTACCAAGGTTACCAAAATGTACCCAAGTCCCGCCTCTCGGTCTCAAGAACcaatcacatttcagagtgaCGTTCTGACGTTCCGCCGCGAACTGCAAACTTCCTACTAGTTCCTGTGTGCAAACGTGTACCTACTTGATGCAAACCAACACTAACACACGCATTATTTATTAAAGTTCAAGGCAATATGGACACAGAGCAACTCGCTGAACCTAACCCTAGTCCAAGTAATTGTCCAGCTTGGACGCCGGAGGGGAACAGCTTGAAGAAAGGAGCATTGAAAAGGTAATGCTAACTGAACAGTTACGTTAGCTGAAAAATTAATGcattttacatactgttatTACCCACTTCTTTCATCATATGTCTTCAGTTCTTGCCTTAAACAATCAAATCACCAATCTTTTCACCCTCAAGTCGAGTTTCCTCTTTCCACTTATTCGATTCAAGTTGTTGAAATgcgagtttgtttgtttttttattgcagatctcaaatgtaaaatcaggttgttttttttattcaacagcATCTCAGTGATCCTTGTTCGATtacatgtattatattttagtCATAACTAGGAAACTAATGGAGACCTCAACTTTGTATGTCTGCAGGTGctgtaattaatttaatttaaaacataagtgatattatttgtttgttgttgaacgtgtttttttttttctctcaatgcCAGTGCAGGAAATGTGCATTGTTGGTGTAATCCTGTTGtccttttcttttaatgtatACAGTTGGgatgcaactaatgattattaatGACTATTTATATAATCTATTCATCTTTTTATCTattgaaatgtcagaaaatagtgaaaaatgtccattcGAATTTTCCGAAGCCTGAGGTGAAATCCCCAAATTGGTTATTTTGTTTCACCAACAACAAACAACCTTAAGATATTTAGTTCACTATCATATAATACAAAGAAATGctgcaaatcctcacaatttAAATTCTGGAAGCAGGAAATATTTGGCacttttgcttgaaaaatgtttatctAAATAGTTGCCACTATTTTTTCTGTCAAGGAATCAATCGATaaatcgactaattgttgcagctagTTCACACAGAAACTTtattgtttaaacatttttgaaacatGTCATGCCTTCAACAATagttcccccttttttctctaCCTAGAACTCCATTCTCAATGTGTAAGAAAGTACACTCCAGCTTCAAATCGCctgtaagtacacacacacacacacaccccccctcTATCTGTAACACACATTAATCCTGGATGCAATGCCACATGAGTATTACAGTATTGTGGTTGTCTGTTTTGCACTTGACAGCTTCAAGTAACAGAGATTGCTAAACTTAGCCCTGAAGAGGAGGTGGCAGAGCTAGAGAGGACTCGAGGGAAGCTGGATGCAGAGATAGCACAGCTGGAGGCTGAGTGagtacagctgtgtgtgtgtttgtctttctgtatttctgtctttgagGTCCAGTGGTATGGGTTGAGGTTAAGCATGTAGTGTTGATGGTTCAGTTTaagattagtgtgtgtgtgtggcttgttaatgttgtttgtctcttgggatatttatattttagcatttgTGTGTTGTATTCTTTAAGAGCATTTGCACAGATCTGCTTTTGTGTGAGACAAAGTGTTTTTCTCCAGGGGCTACAGAGTGGAGGAGCTGGAGCGTCATATTGATAAGCTGCATGAATACAATGACATCAAAGACATTGGACAGTCACTCCTTGGCCGTCTCGGTAAGAGAAATGCTCATATAGACCAGATATCAATCCTATTTATTAGCATTTAAGAGTGCACATTAGTATTCAGTTGTAAGAATTAAGTGAGTCCGACACATTACATTCTCCAACAAATCTATACATATAGGTGATTATTAAGGATTCTCTTTTTTACcatacacaaaataaatgagttaGACCTCTAAGCATATCAGAATTTCAATTTAAACTGAACTAATTGTGCTGTAAAAAGAATCACAGGTTTGACAATAGATTCTGGACAGTGATATACTAATAGtgattgctgttttttaatggAGTTAACTCCTGTGCACATTCTTTACTTAATATCACTGGTTGGCGAGTAACCAGTTGTTCACCAACCAGCTTTTATTTGCACTAATCTGGTTTCTAAACATGCAGAGCTTTTGATAAGTCAAGGTTGCTGCGGTCACAGTTGGTTTGTTTGATGAGAGTGTGTACATATTGTAGTGTTTCCTAGTTGACTTTCATTCCTTGCCGTTCTGGTGTGATTCATCCAACCCTACTACCTTCTACTCCTTACATCCATTTCTTTTGATAAGATCAGCACAACGTCATTTTAACACTAGTGCACACTCACATGGAGACTGTGGGAATGGGTCTAATTTCTCCTTTAAGTGTCGTGATGTGTGGAAAATTAATGGTATGAAAGCAATGTGAAGCAACCATAGTTTGTATATAATACCCGACTTGTCCTCTGATCACCATTTATAGGATGCGTTCTCTCCGTTTTCTGTTagcttttgccttttttttgtatccATGACAGATGATATACCGTTGCAGTTACGACTGATTTTAAACCATGTGTTCATGAGCTCTCCACACCAGAAAGAAGAGTGTTGCAAGATAACAGCTGACCAAAACTGAATGAGTTGTCAGTCTGTCTATGTGACTCATGTTTACACCTCTTCACTCATTCATAAGAAGGCAGTGTGAGCACTGAACAGTCTGGATGAGACATACAACAATATGTTGTTCTCTGGTGTTATTTGGACCAAAGAAAACAAACGTGTGATCAAATCCTTTAAAAGTACCTGAATGACTCAAATTAATGTATATAGACAAATTAAGATTTACCGCCATGTATAGAAGGGCTAtcactaatgattattttcaatatcTATTAATCAGTTCATTgatttgtctgtaaaatgttcgGAAATTGTTATAATTTCCCTGAGTTAAACATTACATATTCAGATGTAAGGGTAGGATTATTGTCCTTATCCTTATCGCattgaataattatttaaacaaatgttgttaaaaagttTACTGATCAGTTATCTTACTTGATTAGGTACTGTAGCTGTAGTCTGTATTGATACTGTGAACTATAATTGAAGATGTCTCTTGGTCACATTACAACATGTAGAAAATGGTTGAATTGTTTCTACAGCTGGCCTTCAGAGGGCAACAGAGTGGTATCTCTCCCAAGACTGGTAAATCTGAATCAATAGCCTTGCTTTCAAAAATCACTGAATCCCATTAAATTACTGTAAGACTTTATAGAAAAAGGTGATTGGTTGAAGTATTATTTGGGCCAGCTGGGTTACATTATTCAACTTGAATCACAAGAAGCCACTAAAAGTCATTCAATGTTCCAGTCATATGTTGGCATTGTTgttacatttgatttaattacaCGTTTTTTATGATTCCCAATGTTACATTTACTAATCTCCTTTCTCAAATCCTTGATCTTACACTAATCATTACAACAATAGCAAGTCTCTTCCTTTCTCAGTGAGAACAAAAGTCAAGTTAGAATTTCACTTTTTCCCTACAACTTTTAGGATAATCTTCTGACACTACATTGTACTTTTTGTTGTAAATCTGTGAAATAGTGATGTGTGTACCGCGGGCAAACCAGTACGAcgagtgaatgagtgtgtgtgtgtgtgtctttacagTATATGTGAGGTTGAGAAAGTGTGGAGAAGTTCACATCTTTGACACTGTTTTGGTGATACAGCCAAGTCAGATTATGGTCTGTGCATGTGTCATAACAAACATGactttttacccacttttaCATGCACGTGCTTGTGTGCATGGTGTCAAATCAAATTAGGACATTGATTTACTTGACTGATCTTTGAATATGTAAAATAGCTGTTTTACCATTACTCATTCCTGTTTTCAGTTGTTTAGCGTTGTGTTAACACATAGCTGTACATTCCTTGAATACACTAATATCACTCACTACTACTCATTTCCCACTTCTTTGTTACTCTGGAAAGAAAAACTTATTTTAGATTGAACTGTGACTTAAAAGCTTGCTATCACTTTAACGTCTCTCTCAGATTATCATCCTGACAGTGGAAAGTCAGGATGATAATGACCTCTTAGTGAATAGAGATGGCGTTTCCCCTCTGACACAATGGCAGTCTTTCAcatcacttacacacacacacagtcacaatcTCTGTCTGtcatacagacagacatacatacatacacacacactgtcaaatataaacacacactatcGTCTTCTCTTTCACCCATCCTGCTCGCTCTCTCGCActttctctcaaacacacactttcacaaagAGTCTACACTTGAACACTGAGTTGCTGTGTGTTGTACTGTATGCTGTTTTTCTGAGAGGGAGGAGATGGGTGGGCAGGCTgtagagtgagagaggagacaagaggagaTGCCCTGCAGTACCCTCTATAGACAACTATTCTTTTGTCTTTGACcatgtccatctgtctgtctgttggtcAGGGTTAAGGTCATTGTCACGTCTCTTCTTCGAATGTCTTCTTTGACTTTCTATTTTTTCAAACACTCAAATTTTGACAGGTTCACAGCTGTTTTATGTAACCTATGAGTTTTGCAAATGAGCaattgtatttaattgtattGCTCTTTGTCCTCACTGTGGGACAGCAGGAAACCTGCTGGAAACTAGTTTCTAAACTGTGTCAGGCTCACAGCTGGCAATGTTTTTCATTACTCTGCTGCGTTTCttgaaaaatgaactgaaatgaaaattcaCCCTTAAACAAGAGTttgctgttgttattgttagtctgtgaaaatgacaaaaataagatTAGACTGATTTAGGTTAACGCTGTGGACATGGTGATAAAATGAACAGACATACCGCATTTCATATGTAGTGAAAGTATTTATTCCTCAATCTTTCCTCATTCCTCCAGCTTTGGTCAAAAGTTGATGATTATTACTGTCATTTGCTCCTGCAATTGAGCGTTACAAGCAACAATGTTATTCCTGAATTTATTCTCATTTTCCCGtggtgagattttttttttcattcatttgataCTTTGGTCTGAAGTAAGTGTATTATTCAAGTACAGTACTTTCTAAACTGAAATCTCATGAAATGTCAGTGAAAGAAATAGACAAAACTTTGAAATGCAACCTTATGAAGTCTCAAGTGTTGCCCCGCAGGAACCATATCAAAACAATGAACTTCTCTGTAGCTCCAGGCCATCAAAGCCCCCCTTCCAACAGCACTGCATGTACATACGCTCACTGACTGAAAATAGTATGCATAATGTATAAGAGAAACCGTTGCATCACGCAAGAGCTCAACTATTGCTTATTATTGTGAAGTCCAGTAAAAAGATTGAAGATACACATTAAATGAGCAAGAGAACGATGTAGTATAAATCTAAGTTCTTGATTATCTAGCCACAGATAACATAAGAACTGTTTAAtaggaaaacatgttttttgtgccACTGACTATTGgtcaaataaagttaaaaatgaataaaaaactaaGATATCGACATTAGGTGCAATCAGTTTTAGTGGGCATGTGTCAGTTTTGTCAGCCCATACGTGTTTCCTACAAACACTGTAGAAGCCACTGGTCTCTGTATCAGGCTCAGACCAGCATAACTCAGCATAGTTTGGTTTTGCATGATGCAAAAAGGCCAGAGATCAAGCTATTGCGCATTATTTGTGCTAGAATTCATGCAAACTGATGTCAAATTTATGGCAGAacttttttaaaagctgcattttaagTTGCATTGTGACAATAAAAATGATGGCGACTGTCTATGATAAGAGGTCTGTTTTTAATAGCTTATTTAAAGCTATTGTAAATAATCTTTTCACCAAGTACAAGACTTGTGTATAAAGTAATTCAGTTGTTTAGTACTGTGATGTTGGTCTGTTCAATGTTGTGTAGATTGTTTGAAAAGAGGACTAGAGGGAGTTGACTCTGTAATCTGTTGAAGGGGCCTAACTCCTGCTTTGCTATGTCTTGCAGCTGCTCTGAGGGGGACCACCACACGAGATCTCTACAGCCACTTTGGTCTGGACCTGGaagattgaaagaaaaaaaagactggggaaaaagtatgaaaatgcaCTCATGACAATGGTGAGAGgtgcaaagagaaaaagaaaatacaaaataacttTGTTATGAGGGTGGATTTGAACTAACGACGTGCCTGGAGGAACAGTCTTAAGTTCAACCAGTCAATATTGGCTCCTTCACAGAGAGGTTTGCCCATTTTCTTGGTGATGCTCTTTTCACCTCTTtacagagattttaaaaaagcagaaatgagCCTGATAAGAGAGTGATGATAGCCCAGTGGGCAGGCATGTTATTTAAAACTGTTCAGCtgttgacagaaaaacaaaatgtttatatgaTTTTTCTCTAACCTACCTCAGTTGTGTAGGAATGTAAATGCTATTGAGACACTAccaacttttgttttttgttttgacatttgagctcattttaatttgttattaacAGAGAAAGGGACAacttaaagtgtaaaataaaatatattggtCTCTAGTATATTTAGCTTTGTACACTGACAATAATGAGAGAAATTGATTTCAGTCAGGTTTTTGTTACCacacagcactgaaacagcTCTGCCCAATGTTGAGAATGGCCTGCTGATGGCAGCAGATTCAGGGTCTCCTTTTTCTCCTGAATCTCCTTGACCTGAGCCCTGCAAGTGTACATCAGAACTGCCCCAAGCCCTTCTGCAGCCATGTCACACCTCAGCACGTGTCTCGAGGAGATACAGGTCTGGCTAAGCACAAATTTCCTCCagttaaacagcagcaaaactgtAGCTCACCTTTGACGGCCGGGACATCCCCCTTTACTCCTCAGGAACTAATCTGGGTGTCAGGTGTGACCCTCTGCTGACTTTTGATGAACATATAAGACATCTATGCAAAACATCTTTTTGTTATGTGTTCTATGTTAATAAATGCACTTTGAGcgtacaaattaaatgtattgttattataaatgaCGCACTCAGACTATTATACACAGTATGCTTCTATTAGCTGTCACTTCTTTTCTCCCTAGGAATACTGGTAATAGTTAAAGTCCccatatttagcatttataagcagtaccATTTAATAAAGGTCGtctttatgtgtttattaaaggcatactatgcaggatttgt from Scomber scombrus chromosome 15, fScoSco1.1, whole genome shotgun sequence includes:
- the swi5 gene encoding DNA repair protein SWI5 homolog — its product is MDTEQLAEPNPSPSNCPAWTPEGNSLKKGALKRTPFSMCKKVHSSFKSPLQVTEIAKLSPEEEVAELERTRGKLDAEIAQLEAEGYRVEELERHIDKLHEYNDIKDIGQSLLGRLAALRGTTTRDLYSHFGLDLED